One region of Drosophila kikkawai strain 14028-0561.14 chromosome 2R, DkikHiC1v2, whole genome shotgun sequence genomic DNA includes:
- the LOC108078061 gene encoding uncharacterized protein, with amino-acid sequence MKFLIIAVAFLACAFADVSELSGYDYQQPAPAPVETYIPPAPPAPAPAPVETYIPPAPPAPEYIPPAPVQAEEPVLEEIEQPAQDGYRYKTVRRRVFRHRN; translated from the exons ATG aAATTCCTTATCATTGCCGTTGCCTTTTTGGCCTGTGCCTTTGCTGATGTCTCGGAGCTGTCTGGCTACGATTACCAGCAgccagctcctgctcccgtGGAGACCTACATCCCACCAGCACCCCCTGCACCTgccccggctccagtggagaCCTACATTCCCCCAGCACCCCCGGCACCCGAGTACATCCCGCCCGCACCCGTTCAGGCCGAGGAGCCCGTGCTGGAGGAGATCGAGCAGCCGGCCCAGGACGGATACCGCTACAAGACCGTGCGTCGTCGCGTCTTCCGTCACCGCAACTAA
- the LOC108078042 gene encoding palmitoyltransferase ZDHHC15: MCLLRENEERRSGRCWLSRWLPIAVILVILVWSYYLFVYQVCIRKVDNLIYMVLLLLGYHLLLVMFLWTWWKCICTSPVEIPNQWQISDEDVNRLQQNNGAEAEARILANAAKNLPIHMSTKEGLVRYCRFCWIIKPDRAHHCRSCRMCVMKRDHHCPWVKNCVHFHNFKYFILFLLYAELYCLYICVAMFYDFYLICQFKAESLRREHTWALAQHAAVFIINLFTLIMFTISVLNMARNRTTMESVHPPYFFVGGKNKNGFNLGFCANFREVLGDKWYLWLIPIQTLRGDGLTFPLAAESAKSARVQDRRGEEGLTRARYNMARLLGIHIANDIDYATD, from the coding sequence ATGTGTCTGTTACGGGAAAACGAGGAACGGAGATCTGGCCGCTGCTGGCTGTCCCGATGGCTTCCGATCGCCGTGATCCTGGTCATATTGGTATGGTCCTATTACCTCTTTGTCTACCAGGTCTGCATCCGCAAAGTAGACAACTTAATCTATATGGTACTCCTCCTGCTTGGCTACCACCTATTGCTAGTCATGTTCCTGTGGACGTGGTGGAAGTGCATCTGCACGTCGCCCGTGGAAATACCCAACCAGTGGCAGATATCAGACGAGGATGTGAACAGACTACAGCAAAACAATGGAGCTGAGGCAGAAGCACGAATATTGGCCAATGCCGCCAAGAATCTGCCAATACACATGTCCACCAAGGAGGGATTGGTGCGATATTGCCGCTTCTGCTGGATCATAAAGCCGGACAGAGCACATCATTGTCGCAGTTGCCGCATGTGCGTCATGAAAAGGGATCACCACTGTCCCTGGGTGAAGAACTGCGTCCACTTCCACAACTTTAAGTACTTCATACTCTTCCTGTTATACGCCGAGCTCTACTGCTTGTATATCTGTGTAGCGATGTTCTACGATTTTTACCTCATCTGCCAGTTCAAAGCTGAAAGCCTGCGCCGGGAGCACACTTGGGCCCTCGCCCAGCATGCGGCCGTCTTCATCATTAACTTATTCACCCTGATCATGTTCACCATTAGCGTGCTTAACATGGCCAGGAATCGCACCACCATGGAATCAGTGCATCCTCCATACTTTTTTGTCGGTGGCAAGAACAAGAATGGCTTCAACCTTGGATTTTGTGCTAATTTTCGAGAGGTTCTCGGCGATAAATGGTACCTCTGGCTCATTCCCATTCAAACCTTACGCGGCGATGGCCTGACATTTCCGCTGGCCGCTGAGAGTGCAAAATCAGCAAGAGTCCAGGATAGGAGGGGAGAAGAAGGTCTCACAAGGGCCCGGTATAACATGGCCCGATTGCTGGGCATTCATATAGCAAACGATATAGACTATGCAACTGAttaa
- the LOC108077940 gene encoding uncharacterized protein produces the protein MERLFYLSTLLLILISCPILASSQLQIPLEIAEENEQLENDINSFFRIMDRLNDELGFYSFIPYTGNVYLRPSLEQRLMEHFAVPIYSVASGKGPLNRRYEKGKNLVIVLFSGFDDPILAVLNDTELSSGSHFYSFLYVPQGNNKRFLTMEEMRKFFSWCFETSIDHVLLLFQSESEFETWTYYYLKNVTVTRVRKGRSLNSMVRNEGYRFSVQVANDLPSIFWYNSTEQADVIGGGNISLSGPIGLMMVEFMRYINATMDILPIGEKQNSNYDIFQADQNVDMVANLVINDSLPFSPVVSDTQICLLVPHRRKIPSSRYFDRVVSPSVHLLMLPVALLVFVIKYIAHRRRSLLDAFFSTLRFHLGIPLPEGQLERLPLADKIIEVYSLLFLMIFISVCGSILSSVLTAGLYYPPITDVESMRASGLRIITEDPTILQAFRDNRMPSSLADLVDLVDDHTVFKNLQNLNDSVVNVVRTPNWRGLRLYQERLKTKRLAIAGPKLCSDIRLLRLPISPRSPMRFIFKDYFDRIFESGLEQKWIRMGFQKFREVYGITKLPTDKNNEWKPLTISFYSIFITLFMAGMLLSTLVFIIELLYKRYRG, from the exons ATGGAGAGACTTTTTTACCTATCAACTTTGCTGCTCATCCTTATTAGTTGCCCAATCCTGGCCAGTAGTCAGCTACAGATTCCTCTTGAAATCGCAGAGGAAAATGAGCAGCTGGAGAACGACATAAATTCCTTTTTTCGGATTATGGATCGACTCAACGATGAACTGGGATTCTACAGTTTTATCCCCTATACGGGAAATGTCTATCTCAGGCCTTCACTCGAGCAACGTCTAATGGAACATTTCGCGGTGCCGATCTATTCAGTTGCCTCAGGCAAAGGACCTCTCAATCGTCGTTATGAAAAGGGTAAAAATTTGGTGATCGTCCTATTTAGTGGCTTTGATGATCCGATTCTGGCTGTCCTCAACGACACGGAACTCTCCAGTGGTAGTCATTTCTACAGCTTCCTTTACGTTCCGCAAGGCAACAACAAACGGTTTTTGACGATGGAAGAGATGCGGAAGTTCTTTTCCTGGTGTTTTGAGACCAGTATCGATCATGTGCTGCTTCTTTTCCAAAGCGAGTCCGAATTCGAGACTTGgacatattattatttaaaaaatgtaacagTGACAAGGGTTAGGAAAGGAAGAAGTTTGAATAGTATGGTGCGAAATGAGGGCTATAGATTTTCCGTTCAAGTTGCCAACGATCTGCCTTCTATTTTTTGG TACAACTCAACGGAACAAGCGGATGTGATTGGCGGCGGAAACATCAGTCTGTCCGGACCCATTGGCCTCATGATGGTGGAGTTCATGCGCTACATCAACGCCACCATGGATATACTTCCCATCGGTGAAAAGCAAAACTCGAACTATGACATATTTCAGGCGGACCAGAATGTGGACATGGTGGCCAATCTGGTGATCAACGACAGCCTCCCCTTCAGTCCGGTGGTGTCGGATACCCAAATTTGCCTCTTGGTGCCACACCGCCGGAAGATTCCGTCGAGCAGATATTTCGACAGGGTGGTTAGTCCCAGTGTGCACCTGCTCATGTTGCCTGTAGCCCTTTTGGTATTTGTAATTAAGTACATTGCTCACCGTCGTCGGTCGCTGCTGGACGCGTTCTTCAGCACCTTGCGTTTTCACCTAGGAATACCCCTGCCCGAAGGTCAACTGGAACGATTGCCTCTGGCTGACAAGATAATAGAGGTATATTCCCTTCTGTTCCTGATGATCTTCATCAGCGTTTGTGGATCTATACTGAGCAGCGTCTTAACGGCGGGACTTTATTATCCGCCGATCACGGATGTGGAATCGATGCGAGCCAGTGGCCTACGGATCATCACAGAAGACCCCACAATACTGCAGGCCTTTAGGGACAATCGCATGCCCAGCTCATTGGCGGATCTAGTAGATTTAGTGGACGACCATACGGTCTTTAAAAACTTACAAAACCTTAACGACAGCGTTGTCAATGTGGTTCGAACGCCCAACTGGCGGGGACTTCGGTTGTATCAGGAGCGTCTAAAGACCAAAAGACTCGCTATTGCTGGACCAAAGCTCTGCTCTGATATCCGCCTCCTGCGATTACCCATCTCCCCAAGGTCGCCCATGAGGTTCATTTTTAAAGATTACTTTGACAGGATTTTCGAGTCGGGACTGGAGCAGAAATGGATTAGGATGGGTTTCCAAAAGTTTCGGGAAGTTTATGGCATTACAAAATTGCCCACAGATAAGAATAACGAGTGGAAACCGTTGACCATATCCTTTTACTCAATTTTTATAACATTATTCATGGCCGGTATGCTTTTAAGCACTTTAGTCTTTATAATTGAGCTCCTATATAAGAGATATCGTGGCTAA
- the LOC108078007 gene encoding skin secretory protein xP2 produces the protein MKFMVIAFAVLACAYGDVSHLGYDYSPPAPAPVYHPAPAPISIPAPAPAPVYHPAPAPISIPAPAPVYHPAPAPAPVVIPAPAPVAIPAPAPVRTYVPPAPISIPAPAPVYHEAPAPAPVYHPAPAPAPVVIPAPAPAPVVIPAPAPVNTYIPPAPAPAPIHIEAPAPAPVYHPAPAPAPVYHEAPAPIPVSIPAPAPVYHPAPAPAPVVIPAPAPVRTYVPPAPISIPAPAPVYHPAPAPAPVYHPAPAPISIPASNHQVLEEIEPVSNDGYRYKTVRRRVYRHRF, from the exons ATG aaattcatGGTTATTGCCTTTGCCGTCCTGGCCTGCGCCTATGGCGATGTCTCCCATTTGGGTTACGACTACTCGCCCCCGGCACCGGCTCCGGTTTACCACCCAGCCCCTGCTCCCATCAGCatcccagctcctgctccagctccggtTTACCACCCAGCCCCTGCTCCCATCAGCATCCCTGCTCCCGCTCCAGTCTACCacccagctcctgctcccgctccAGTTGTGATCCCTGCCCCAGCTCCCGTGGCCATCCCAGCTCCCGCCCCAGTGAGGACCTATGTGCCACCTGCACCCATCAGCATCCCTGCCCCTGCTCCGGTCTACCATGAGGCTCCTGCCCCAGCTCCGGTCTACCacccagctcctgctcccgctccAGTTGTGATCCCTGCCCCAGCTCCCGCTCCAGTTGTGATCCCTGCTCCAGCTCCCGTTAACACCTACATTCCCCCAGCACCTGCACCAGCTCCAATCCACATTGAGgctcctgctcccgctcccgtcTACCACCCAGCcccggctccggctccggtTTATCATGAAGCTCCTGCTCCCATTCCCGTGAGCatcccagctcctgctcccgtCTACCACCCAGCTCCAGCCCCAGCCCCCGTGGTGATCCCTGCCCCAGCTCCCGTGAGGACCTATGTGCCCCCTGCACCCATCAGCATCCCTGCCCCAGCTCCAGTCTACCACCCAGCTCCGGCTCCTGCTCCAGTCTACCACCCTGCCCCAGCCCCCATCAGCATCCCAGCTTCCAACCACCAGGTTCTGGAGGAGATCGAGCCCGTGTCCAACGATGGATACCGCTACAAGACCGTGCGTCGTCGCGTCTACCGCCACCGCTTCTAA
- the LOC108078009 gene encoding uncharacterized protein, which produces MKFLIIAVAFLACAYADVSELGSGGYDYPQPVAPKNTYIPPPPPPPPPAPKNTYIPPPAAPAKAYIPPPPPPPPPAPKNTYIPPAPAPAAPVETYIPPPAAPAPAYIPPAPVQAEEPIIEEIEQPAQDGYRYKTVRRRVFRHRN; this is translated from the exons ATG aaattcCTGATCATCGCCGTCGCCTTCCTGGCCTGCGCCTACGCTGATGTCTCGGAGCTGGGATCCGGTGGCTACGATTACCCTCAGCCTGTGGCTCCCAAGAACACCTATATTCCACccccaccaccgccgccgccgccagcaCCCAAGAACACCTATATCCCACCCCCAGCAGCTCCCGCCAAGGCCTACATCCcacccccaccaccaccaccaccaccggcgcCCAAGAACACCTACATCCCGCCCGCACCTGCCCCAGCTGCCCCTGTTGAGACTTACATCCCTCCTCCAGCAGCTCCTGCGCCCGCCTACATCCCACCCGCACCTGTTCAGGCCGAGGAGCCCATCATCGAGGAGATCGAGCAGCCGGCCCAGGACGGATACCGCTACAAGACCGTGCGTCGCCGCGTCTTCCGTCACCGCAACTAA
- the LOC108078008 gene encoding skin secretory protein xP2, with product MKFLVVAVALLAVAHADVSHLSGYNYAPVSVPAPAPAPLPVKVAPAPAPVNTYIPPAPAPAPIQIEVPQPAPAPAPVAIPAPVKVAPAPAPVNTYIPPAPVHVEVPAPAPAPVAIPAPVKVAPAPAPAPVNTYIPPAPVSIPAPAPVKVAPAPAPVPVLAPQPVLEEIEPVAADGYRYKTVRRRVIRRRY from the exons ATG AAATTCCTGGTTGTCGCCGTCGCCCTGCTGGCCGTTGCCCACGCCGATGTCTCCCACCTGTCGGGTTACAACTACGCTCCCGTGAGCGTGCCAGCCCCGGCCCCAGCTCCTCTGCCCGTGAAGGTGGCCCCCGCTCCCGCCCCTGTGAACACCTACATTCCCCCAGCACCTGCACCAGCCCCCATCCAGATTGAGGTTCCTCAGCCAGCACCAGCCCCGGCTCCAGTTGCCATCCCTGCTCCCGTGAAGGTGGCTCCCGCCCCTGCCCCAGTGAACACCTACATCCCACCTGCACCCGTCCATGTTGAGGTTCCCGCCCCGGCCCCAGCTCCAGTTGCCATCCCTGCCCCCGTGAAGgtggctcctgctcctgccccgGCTCCCGTCAACACCTACATTCCTCCCGCACCCGTGAGCATCCCTGCTCCCGCCCCCGTCAAGGTCgcccctgcccctgcccccGTGCCCGTCCTGGCTCCCCAGCCCGTCCTGGAGGAGATCGAGCCCGTGGCCGCCGATGGCTACCGTTACAAGACTGTGCGTCGTCGTGTCATCCGCCGCCGTTACTAA